A region of the Bradysia coprophila strain Holo2 unplaced genomic scaffold, BU_Bcop_v1 contig_232, whole genome shotgun sequence genome:
acttagcctaactatttcgactatctttcaggggaaaaaaaaattttgaattcggatttgatttactcaagatatcgacgtgacggacagacggacagacaaaatttttattgcagattcgtcatctatgaacataggcaaacactttgcccttaccgtctgcttcgaattccatcaattacacacggcatcgtaatcctatactttgtacggggctaaaaatcaaactttccgttttattttgtaaaaggaaaattgaaactttctcgtttcatttcgtaaaaggaaaaatcatactttctcgtttcattttcatcaatcaacttccttcaatcagcgttcgtaaaaggaggaattctctgttgacgagCTCATCAGGATCGGTACCatctttcgtaaaaggaggaattctctgttggcgagttcatcaggatcggcgttaacAGAGTatgtttcccttgttttgtcgttaGTATTGTGGAAATTGTGGCATACCTCCACCAGTGTCTCAAATCAAACAGCAACCTCTCCTCTTCTATTTCTACACAGAATGAAGAGACAATTTCTCAACACATCAAGTTAACATAAAAAATCcatgggcgcgaaattcctattTGAGAGTAGGAAATTCGCGCGGCACGAAATTACTCGTCACCCTTTCGATGGATGTTTCCATCACAATTCACTTTACGTGATAGTTAGTAGTGGTACGGGAAGAGCAAAATTTGTTCTGTTAAGTGGTTTTGGTCACGTGAGAGTTTGTGTAGTCCGTTGCTTAAGCGCAACGTAAAAAATGCCGTATGCTCAATCTTTGAGtatttgatatatgtttgAATGTGTGCGAGAGTATATATCTGAGTGTGAAAGTTTGTGGAACGAGTGGAGCCGAAGGCGGAACGAGTGGAataataggtttcttccaaggccgttcaaaatgtcaatcgtcatccacagagaagccaacacaacctcattttgaagtttttacaaacaaattggtttaagttgcggttatgtttgcttctgtggatgacggtcggttgttttcggcctgtcaaaattcatttttaccgtacgatggaagaaacctattcaCACGAGGATATATATACGAGCGCACACATTCAAACAAGTGCATATGACTCACTTACTTGACCAAGTATGTATCACGTTTTACCACATTAGCGTTCGGTAACGttgaacaaatttaaagtctacaaaaaatattttgagtattCGCGGtatttcacaacattttttcttgGGATGATGATTGTAGTTGATGATCAAAGTGATGGATCCCATGGAACCGATGAAACTGACAGCTGACATCCCCCAAAATAACCACACAAAAAACATTCAGTCACTTACTGATATGTCAATTTCCAATAAGTGAACTTAAGTGAAATGAGAATAAGAAAACCTAGAGGCTTATCAGCACTATCGACGACACAATTAATGGTAACAGTAGCTGTAGGAGTTCTTGGAGGaatatacatttacaaccCATTGCTGAGGgataatcaaaacaaattacATAACGACAGCACAGAACCGGTAGAAACGAATACATCAACTAAACCGAGTCTTTCTGTGTCACCCGAACCAGTCGCTGCGGCAAAGTATCATTTTCCGGATGCACAAACTCTGTAACCATAAACTAACTGGTTTCctatttgatttcattttagaTGACCTCTGCGTCTCGAACATCAAAGCCTGCGGCTATTTTCCCGTTGATGGCTACAGGACTTGGTCTTTCATTCGTTTTTGTGATTGGATATCGATTTTGGCTGGGTCCGTACTTGGAGAGTAGAAGACGCGAACAAAATAAAGTATTCGCCGATTCATTATGGGCTATGGAACATAAGCAGGAACCGGAAGGATGAGAGCTATGGTCAGTGAACTAAGAACGTTTAGAAAATAGAGGTTTATTCAAGAATTAAaggaaaataacgaaaaaaaattcttgttcCATGATTAATCGTTGTCATTTTACGACAGTTTCACCTTTTGAATTTGCGATTTTCCGGAACTGTTTCGGGCCACTTTGTAATACGTCGAAATGCTTCCCAAAGTCGAAATGAATTCCTCGTCATGGGTGATGATAAGTAACATGAAGCTGCTCTCTCCCTGCCGCTCTTCCACAATTTTGTTCAACGCTTCGCACAGCGACACAATATTATTTTGATCCAAATTTGTAGTCGGTTCGTCCAACGCCAGTACTCCACAATTGGCCGAAAATGTTTCAGCTAATGCAATACGGATGATTAAACAAGCTAATACTCTTTGACCAGCACTGCATCGTCCTCGCATATCGATTTCGACATCATTTTTCGATTGAACGACCCGATAATCGTAGCTGCGCTTTGTATCGGCGctggaatttttcatttcgttggtTTGAATTTGAACGTAGTCAATGTCATTTCCTCTGTAGATCGATCGCCACAATTCCCGAATCAGACGAttgattttgttcattttctcTGAATGGTATTTCAGTAACGCTGACTCCAGTGCCATACGATACTGGCCCAAATCGGAAATGATTTTCTTCAAGACCGTCACTTCGTAAATGGCTTGAAGATGATTTTTCACGGCATTCTTAAAATCGGGTTTATTCAGCTCGGTTTCCAGTGCAGCCTTTTGACTCAACAATAAATTCTTCTGACCGACGCATTCGCTGCGCTTCCGATTTATGATTTCGTCCTTTTCCTTGAGAACTTTCTTTTCTCGCTGAATGCTTTCGAAATCCATTTCTCCAAAATTCTTCAGTTGTTCGTCGAGCAGAGCTTGCAGTTCGTGTTGCTCGCTTTCGAGCGTTTTCAGCTCCTTGTTGTCCTGTAAATTTCGCTCGATCAATTCTTGACCGGAAATTTCCTTTCGAAGCTGCTCGATTTTCGCAGTAAGATCAGCGTGTTCGATCGATTTCTCCTTTTGAACATCCTGATATTTCTTCACAGAAATTTTGAGGCGTTCAATTTCAGGCTGTAGTCTCAGCTCTGCAAGTTTCTGGACGTCATCTGAGCACCTGAAAATAGAGAGGGAAAGTTGCGTGTATAATGAACGATTTGACAAATTCTCTCCGCGGTGTGTGAAACTCACCTTTTCAAATCAGCTTCGATATACTTCGTGTCGTTTAGCTTTTTCGTCACAGCAATCAAGATTTTCCGGTTGTCGTTTTTAATACGTTCCTTGCGATCCACAATCTCCGTCAGCTGACGGTTGATCGGCTCCAAACTGGATTCGATCTTACGAAGATCGCTGGAATGTTTTTGGATTTGTTGGAAGATTTCCTGTTGACGCCCTTTCATTTGTGGCAATGCATGCGCATCCTCCTGCAGTTTAATCTGGTCATCCTTCAGTTTGTTCCGCTTCTCTCGCAGGGTGTTCAGCATCTTTGAGTTGCTGTCGTGTATTTCTTCTAAGGCGCTGATTTCGCCGttattctttttgttttcctcTGAAATTCCTGCTTTTTTCTTCTGAGCTTCATCCATTGTCATTGTAGTCGATCCTTGGGGAACGCTTGCCTTGAGAGTATTCAATTCCTGTTGAAACCGAGTAATGTCCTTCAACGCCTTGTCCAACACACTCATATCGCCCAGCATTATGCTCGCCAGTTCAATGTTCGATTTGGGCTCAGCAATGgagatttgtaaattttcagcATCACTCATCGCATTGGAAAGACGTTCCTCGGTTtccttcaatttttctttcattttcggTATATCCGTTTTTAAAGTCTGCGACCGAATGGTCATTGGTCGAATGGACAACAGGAGCtccaatttcttttgttcggaTTTTAAGGTGAGCTCAGTGCGTTTAATGCTTTCGGGTAGACGGCGAATTTCATCGCTAAGTTCGGTCGATAGGTCATTAACCttgaatgaaagaaaatgagaaatgaGTCAGGTCACTTGTTGCTTAGAGCATCACTGAACTTCAACTTACCTCACTTCCATTCATTTCTTTATGGCACAACGGACAGCAAGATTCGCCATCGAGTTTGCTGAGGTACCTGTGAacgaaaaaaggaaattgaaaatttgaaatagtcTCTTGGCCTCTTGCGGTTCGCTCACTTCTTGTACAACGCTTCTGATGACTTTATCGCTCCATGGTCCAGTTGATATTTTGCCACATTCTCCTTGACTCGTTCAAGAACTTCAGGGAAAGGCGCTCCGTGGCATTCATCGTAGATTTTTTCATCGCATTCGGTCAACTCTTTTTCCAATCTGGACAGTTCCTCCTTCTGGTTCTTTCGCATTATTTGCAGTTCCGTCATTTTTTGCTGATTCCGATTAATGTTCTTCGTGGCTTCGTCCATGTCACGCTGACAATTTTGGTAAACAGTCTGGACGCGACGCTCGTAATTCGCCTCAACCGTTTCGTTGTGGAACAATCGTTTCAAATTCTCCGAATGTTTATTCCGCAATTTTCGGGATTCCGTTTCCTTTGCATCCAATTGCGATTCTTTCGCCGAAATTTCGGCAGTCGTCTTCGATATGGAAGTTAGGAAAACAATTTCTCGGTCAACGGCATCCAGTCGCGTTTGAAGCTCATTGCGACGTTTACGTTTCAGATCAATATTCCGTTTCATTTCCTCCAAATTGGTGGTTTGAGTCAATTTATCGTAGCAATCCGAGACCTTTGCCAATTCACTCATCACTCGTTTCAAAGATTCGGCtgattttt
Encoded here:
- the LOC119077021 gene encoding DNA repair protein RAD50 isoform X2, translated to MKSSEKNGKSKFETIDNSIVIERAGRNAEDLSYRGVDVNTQMCLAMGVSQAVISNVLFCHQEESSWPLDTDKKLKEKFDAIFGTTEYNKAIDKLIKHRKTYMERAKLKEVETKLTLRLKQETEGKMMDLKANETKLAKIEEKLNEFLEEVKPIEERMKKIQQLEWEVSKIHEEKVKLTTKIEKCKELQVALSSKIKTKFDGSFAMLDREIRSFKEKMNEKKENLATNDLDLDRVKQHIEDLRIKLSDLDKKRTTLLMQRQKEQDLLAEQFKLCTNLYNRLNIVVDFDSQGENMNMAECLSQIAQAIKKEETSVNDLSKDHEKVDGDLQLEVDQLREKQASVKSDISSEKKQIEELKQEQQKGQDEIEKVEKSAESLKRVMSELAKVSDCYDKLTQTTNLEEMKRNIDLKRKRRNELQTRLDAVDREIVFLTSISKTTAEISAKESQLDAKETESRKLRNKHSENLKRLFHNETVEANYERRVQTVYQNCQRDMDEATKNINRNQQKMTELQIMRKNQKEELSRLEKELTECDEKIYDECHGAPFPEVLERVKENVAKYQLDHGAIKSSEALYKKYLSKLDGESCCPLCHKEMNGSEVNDLSTELSDEIRRLPESIKRTELTLKSEQKKLELLLSIRPMTIRSQTLKTDIPKMKEKLKETEERLSNAMSDAENLQISIAEPKSNIELASIMLGDMSVLDKALKDITRFQQELNTLKASVPQGSTTMTMDEAQKKKAGISEENKKNNGEISALEEIHDSNSKMLNTLREKRNKLKDDQIKLQEDAHALPQMKGRQQEIFQQIQKHSSDLRKIESSLEPINRQLTEIVDRKERIKNDNRKILIAVTKKLNDTKYIEADLKRCSDDVQKLAELRLQPEIERLKISVKKYQDVQKEKSIEHADLTAKIEQLRKEISGQELIERNLQDNKELKTLESEQHELQALLDEQLKNFGEMDFESIQREKKVLKEKDEIINRKRSECVGQKNLLLSQKAALETELNKPDFKNAVKNHLQAIYEVTVLKKIISDLGQYRMALESALLKYHSEKMNKINRLIRELWRSIYRGNDIDYVQIQTNEMKNSSADTKRSYDYRVVQSKNDVEIDMRGRCSAGQRVLACLIIRIALAETFSANCGVLALDEPTTNLDQNNIVSLCEALNKIVEERQGESSFMLLIITHDEEFISTLGSISTYYKVARNSSGKSQIQKVKLS
- the LOC119077021 gene encoding DNA repair protein RAD50 isoform X1, which gives rise to MAVLEKLSIRGVRSFGTDPEDEQKITFTSPLTLILGENGSGKTTIIECLKYALTGECPTGTDKGKLFVHDPKIFSNRESLAKVKLQIRNGINDLYTVTRGMKSSEKNGKSKFETIDNSIVIERAGRNAEDLSYRGVDVNTQMCLAMGVSQAVISNVLFCHQEESSWPLDTDKKLKEKFDAIFGTTEYNKAIDKLIKHRKTYMERAKLKEVETKLTLRLKQETEGKMMDLKANETKLAKIEEKLNEFLEEVKPIEERMKKIQQLEWEVSKIHEEKVKLTTKIEKCKELQVALSSKIKTKFDGSFAMLDREIRSFKEKMNEKKENLATNDLDLDRVKQHIEDLRIKLSDLDKKRTTLLMQRQKEQDLLAEQFKLCTNLYNRLNIVVDFDSQGENMNMAECLSQIAQAIKKEETSVNDLSKDHEKVDGDLQLEVDQLREKQASVKSDISSEKKQIEELKQEQQKGQDEIEKVEKSAESLKRVMSELAKVSDCYDKLTQTTNLEEMKRNIDLKRKRRNELQTRLDAVDREIVFLTSISKTTAEISAKESQLDAKETESRKLRNKHSENLKRLFHNETVEANYERRVQTVYQNCQRDMDEATKNINRNQQKMTELQIMRKNQKEELSRLEKELTECDEKIYDECHGAPFPEVLERVKENVAKYQLDHGAIKSSEALYKKYLSKLDGESCCPLCHKEMNGSEVNDLSTELSDEIRRLPESIKRTELTLKSEQKKLELLLSIRPMTIRSQTLKTDIPKMKEKLKETEERLSNAMSDAENLQISIAEPKSNIELASIMLGDMSVLDKALKDITRFQQELNTLKASVPQGSTTMTMDEAQKKKAGISEENKKNNGEISALEEIHDSNSKMLNTLREKRNKLKDDQIKLQEDAHALPQMKGRQQEIFQQIQKHSSDLRKIESSLEPINRQLTEIVDRKERIKNDNRKILIAVTKKLNDTKYIEADLKRCSDDVQKLAELRLQPEIERLKISVKKYQDVQKEKSIEHADLTAKIEQLRKEISGQELIERNLQDNKELKTLESEQHELQALLDEQLKNFGEMDFESIQREKKVLKEKDEIINRKRSECVGQKNLLLSQKAALETELNKPDFKNAVKNHLQAIYEVTVLKKIISDLGQYRMALESALLKYHSEKMNKINRLIRELWRSIYRGNDIDYVQIQTNEMKNSSADTKRSYDYRVVQSKNDVEIDMRGRCSAGQRVLACLIIRIALAETFSANCGVLALDEPTTNLDQNNIVSLCEALNKIVEERQGESSFMLLIITHDEEFISTLGSISTYYKVARNSSGKSQIQKVKLS